Proteins from a single region of Aureibacter tunicatorum:
- a CDS encoding YceI family protein, translated as MKRIIYPAIALAIGFANFSCENKTKEKQETIKEEVIESANDATINSSVLKLDENSIEVNWTAFKTTEKVGVKGKFDQIKVSNLNASETATDCINGIEFEILTASTNSGLEIRDNKITEFFFGKMANTESIKGKVISIDENGNATVSLTLNDVTKETTATVNIEDNTATMTGTINLDEWNGQEAVKSLNEKCEGLHKGSDGITKLWPDVSFEIKGKLAPQKIG; from the coding sequence ATGAAAAGAATCATCTACCCAGCGATAGCTTTAGCCATTGGCTTTGCTAATTTTTCTTGTGAAAATAAAACTAAAGAAAAGCAGGAAACAATTAAGGAAGAAGTAATTGAGTCGGCAAATGACGCTACAATCAATAGTTCAGTCCTGAAATTGGATGAAAATTCAATCGAAGTAAATTGGACGGCTTTCAAAACAACTGAGAAAGTAGGCGTAAAAGGCAAATTCGATCAAATAAAAGTATCAAACTTGAATGCTTCGGAAACTGCGACTGATTGCATCAACGGAATTGAATTCGAAATCTTAACTGCCAGCACAAACTCAGGCTTGGAAATCAGAGATAATAAAATCACTGAGTTTTTCTTTGGTAAAATGGCAAATACAGAGTCTATCAAAGGAAAAGTTATTAGCATTGATGAAAATGGAAATGCAACGGTTTCATTGACCTTAAATGATGTAACTAAAGAAACTACTGCCACTGTAAACATCGAAGACAATACTGCTACGATGACGGGCACTATAAACCTTGATGAATGGAATGGACAAGAAGCTGTCAAGTCATTGAATGAAAAATGCGAAGGGCTTCACAAAGGCAGTGATGGAATAACAAAATTATGGCCAGATGTTTCTTTCGAAATAAAAGGGAAACTTGCTCCACAAAAAATAGGATAG